One Cyprinus carpio isolate SPL01 chromosome B25, ASM1834038v1, whole genome shotgun sequence genomic region harbors:
- the LOC109106960 gene encoding carboxypeptidase A1-like encodes MRLYLAVFALLAAVHCEELFNGDQVLRIHAESESHIHALKELEEDVEFDLDFWTHGFSTERPVDIHVPHSSLYAVKDFLKKNNIPFTVIINNVQFSTGGVSRPAIWVDAGIHSRLLLCGSPTRLLQTMALIPP; translated from the exons ATGAGACTCTATCTAGCAGTCTTTGCGCTCTTGGCAGCAGTTCACTGCGAGGAGCTCTTTAATGG AGACCAAGTTCTCAGAATCCATGCTGAATCTGAAAGCCACATTCATGCTTTGAAGGAGCTGGAAGAGGACGTGGAATTTGAC CTGGATTTCTGGACTCATGGCTTCTCAACTGAACGGCCTGTTGACATCCATGTGCCTCATTCCAGTCTGTATGCTGTCAAGGACTTCCTCAAGAAAAACAACATCCCTTTCACTGTCATAATCAACAAtgtgcag TTCAGTACAGGTGGGGTGAGTCGACCAGCGATCTGGGTTGATGCTGGAATCCACTCCAGGCTTCTGCTGTGTGGATCGCCAACAAG ATTGCTTCAGACTATGGCGTTGATCCCTCCGTGA
- the LOC109106959 gene encoding carboxypeptidase A2-like codes for MRLYLAVFALLAAVHCEELFNGDQVLRINAESENHIQILKKLERDVDSGLDFWTHAVSTEQPVDIRVPHSSLYALKDFLKKNNIPFTVIINNVQEHLVREREEMVRNAKMESKTKSFNFAAYHDLETIYNFMDTLVANHSKLISKVNIGSTYENRSMYVLKFSTGGEKKPAIWIDAGIHAREWISHATAVWLADRIAKDFKENRAHVPSILSQMDIYLMIVANPDGYVFTHISSSPLSRFWCKSRSATSNPKCHGVDLNRNWDAEFGGPGASDDPCAEDYRGPSAQSEIEVKNIVKFIMSHGNFKSFMTLHSYMQLLMYPYGYIGIDAPDWPELHDVATKASKALNSWHGTVYKVGSIFHTIDQASGTSVDWAYLRGIKYSFAFALRDTGEYGFLLPADQIVSTARETWFALRYIMKYVCDHPY; via the exons ATGAGACTCTATCTAGCAGTATTTGCGCTCTTGGCAGCAGTTCACTGCGAGGAGCTCTTTAATGG AGACCAAGTTCTCAGAATTAATGCAGAATCTGAAAACCACATTCAGATTTTGAAAAAGCTGGAAAGAGACGTGGATTCTGGG CTGGATTTCTGGACTCATGCCGTCTCTACTGAGCAACCTGTTGACATCCGTGTGCCTCACTCCAGTCTGTATGCTCTCAAGGACTTCCTCAAGAAAAACAACATCCCTTTCACTGTCATAATCAACAATGTGCAA GAACATTtggtcagagagagagaagaaatggTTCGCAATGCAAAAATGGAAAGCAAGACCAAAAGTTTCAACTTTGCTGCTTATCATGACCTGGAGACT ATTTACAATTTTATGGACACTCTTGTTGCAAATCACTCTAAACTGATCTCTAAAGTGAATATTGGCAGCACTTACGAGAACCGTTCCATGTATGTCTTGAAG TTCAGCACTGGTGGAGAGAAAAAACCTGCAATCTGGATTGATGCTGGAATCCATGCGAGGGAGTGGATTTCTCATGCTACTGCAGTGTGGCTTGCTGACAGG ATTGCCAAAGACTTTAAGGAAAACCGTGCCCATGTGCCCAGTATCCTTAGTCAAATGGATATTTACTTGATGATTGTGGCCAATCCTGATGGATATGTCTTCACTCACATCTCTTCCAGT CCGCTTTCCCGTTTCTGGTGTAAGAGTCGGTCTGCGACCTCTAACCCCAAATGCCACGGTGTCGATCTCAACAGAAACTGGGATGCTGAATTTGGTG GTCCTGGAGCAAGCGATGACCCCTGCGCTGAAGACTACCGGGGTCCTTCGGCTCAGTCTGAGATTGAAGTGAAGAACATTGTAAAATTCATCATGAGCCACGGCAACTTCAAATCCTTCATGACCCTTCACTCTTACATGCAGCTCTTAATGTATCCGTATGGCTACATCGGCATAGATGCTCCTGACTGGCCAGAACTG catgatgTGGCCACAAAGGCAAGCAAAGCCCTCAATTCCTGGCATGGCACTGTTTATAAAGTTGGAAGCATCTTCCACACTATTG atcAAGCTAGTGGTACAAGTGTTGACTGGGCTTACCTACGTGGCATCAAATATTCTTTTGCTTTCGCGTTGCGTGACACTGGTGAATATGGATTCCTCCTGCCTGCCGACCAGATCGTTTCCACTGCAAGGGAGACGTGGTTTGCTCTCAGATACATTATGAAATATGTTTGTGATCACCCTTACTGA
- the LOC109106962 gene encoding carboxypeptidase A2-like has translation MRLYLAVFALLAAVHCEELFNGDQVLRINAESENHIQILKKLERDVDSGLDFWTHAVSTEQPVDIRVSHSSLYALKDFLKKNNIPFTVIINNVQEHLVREREEMVRNADVERQTKSFNFAAYHDLETIYNFMDTLVASHSNLITKVNIGSTYENRPMYVLKFSTGGEKKPAIWIDAGIHAREWISHATAVWLADRIATDFKENRAPVPSILSQMDIYLMIVANPDGYVFTHRSPNEFYRLWRKSRSATSNPKCHGVDLNRNWDAEFGGPGASDDPCAEDYRGPSAQSEIEVKNIADFIMSHGNFKSFMTLHSYKQLLMYPYGYSGTDAPDRTELHDVATQASKALNSWHGTVYKVGSIFHIIEPASGASVDWAYNRGIKYSFAFELRDTGEYGFLLPANQIVSTARETWYALRYIMQYVCDHPY, from the exons ATGAGACTCTATCTAGCAGTCTTTGCGCTCTTGGCAGCAGTTCACTGCGAGGAGCTCTTTAATGG AGACCAAGTTCTCAGAATTAATGCAGAATCTGAAAATCACATCCAGATTTTGAAAAAGCTGGAAAGAGACGTGGATTCTGGG CTGGATTTCTGGACTCATGCCGTCTCTACTGAGCAACCTGTTGACATCCGTGTGTCTCACTCCAGTCTGTATGCTCTCAAGGACTTCCTCAAGAAAAACAACATCCCTTTCACTGTCATAATCAACAATGTGCAA GAACATTtggtcagagagagagaagaaatggTTCGCAATGCAGACGTGGAACGCCAGACCAAGAGCTTCAACTTTGCTGCCTATCATGACCTGGAGACT ATTTACAATTTTATGGACACTCTTGTTGCAAGTCACTCTAATCTGATCACTAAAGTGAATATTGGCAGCACTTATGAGAACCGTCCTATGTATGTCTTGAAG TTCAGCACTGGTGGAGAGAAAAAACCTGCAATCTGGATTGATGCTGGAATCCATGCGAGGGAGTGGATTTCTCATGCTACTGCAGTGTGGCTTGCTGACAGG ATTGCCACAGACTTTAAGGAAAACCGTGCCCCTGTGCCAAGTATCCTTAGTCAAATGGATATTTACTTGATGATTGTGGCCAATCCTGATGGATATGTCTTCACTCACCGCTCTCCTAAT GAGTTTTACCGTTTGTGGCGTAAGAGCCGGTCTGCGACCTCTAACCCCAAATGCCACGGTGTCGATCTCAACAGAAACTGGGATGCTGAATTTGGTG GTCCTGGAGCAAGCGATGACCCCTGCGCTGAAGACTACCGGGGTCCTTCTGCTCAGTCTGAGATTGAAGTGAAAAACATTGCAGATTTTATTATGAGCCACGGCAACTTCAAATCCTTCATGACCCTTCACTCTTACAAGCAGCTCTTAATGTATCCGTATGGCTACAGTGGCACCGATGCTCCTGACCGGACTGAACTG CATGATGTGGCCACACAGGCAAGCAAAGCCCTCAATTCCTGGCATGGCACTGTTTATAAAGTTGGAAGCATCTTCCACATTATTG AACCAGCTAGTGGTGCAAGTGTTGACTGGGCTTACAACCGTGGCATCAAATATTCCTTTGCTTTTGAGCTGCGTGACACTGGTGAATATGGATTCCTCCTGCCTGCCAACCAGATCGTTTCCACTGCAAGGGAGACGTGGTATGCTCTCAGATACATTATGCAATATGTTTGTGATCACCCTTACTGA
- the LOC109106958 gene encoding V-type proton ATPase subunit E 1-like: protein MALSDAAVQKQIKHMMAFIEQEANEKAEEIDAKAEEEFNIEKGRLVQTQRLKIMEYYEKKEKQIEQQKKIQMSNLMNQARLKVLKARDDMVKDLLNEAQQRLANIAKNPNEYPTLLEGLVLQGFYQLLEPKVIVRCRKEDVAMVQAAVKKNIPIYKETVKSNIEVRIDENNFLPSDISGGVEVYNADGKIKVSNTLDSRLDLIAQQMMPEIRVQLFGPNQNRRFMD, encoded by the exons ATGGCGCTCAGCGATGCCGCCGTACAGAAACAG ATCAAACACATGATGGCCTTTATTGAGCAGGAAGCCAATGAGAAGGCAGAAGAAATAGATGCAAAG GCAGAAGAAGAGTTTAATATCGAAAAAGGACGCCTGGTACAGACTCAGAGGTTGAAGATAATGGAGTACtatgagaagaaagagaaacagatcGAACAACAGAAGAAAAT CCAAATGTCAAATTTGATGAACCAGGCCAGACTGAAGGTACTCAAAGCTCGTGATGACATGGTTAAG GATCTCCTTAATGAAGCACAACAACGGCTGGCCAACATTGCCAAAAACCCAAACGAGTACCCAACACTGCTGGAGGGGCTGGTGTTACAG ggattttatcagctgttggagCCCAAGGTTATAGTTCGGTGCAGAAAGGAAGATGTAGCGATGGTGCAG GCTGCTGTTAAGAAAAACATCCCTATCTACAAAGAGACAGTAAAGAGTAATATTGAAGTGCGCATCGACGAAAACAACTTCCTGCCCTCTGACAT CTCAGGAGGTGTTGAAGTCTATAACGCCGATGGCAAAATCAAGGTGTCCAACACACTGGATAGCAGACTGGACCTTATAGCGCAACAG ATGATGCCTGAGATCAGAGTGCAACTGTTTGGTCCCAACCAAAACCGCAGGTTTATGGACTAG
- the LOC109107510 gene encoding mitochondrial glutamate carrier 1-like: MAEKKVSLPAKLINGGVAGLVGVTCVFPIDLAKTRLQNQQGARVYGGMLDCLAKTIKMEGYFGMYRGAAVNLTLVTPEKAIKLAANDVFRQKLSKDGKLALWGEILAGCGAGTCQVVVTTPMEMLKIQLQDAGRLAAQRTVTASASATGPTPSLVASRAAQTGTNARSQPSATRITLELLKTRGLRGLYKGAGATLMRDVPFSMIYFPLFANLNAVGRTEDRHSNPQERAPFLQSFVAGCTAGSVAAVAVTPLDVIKTRLQTLQKGEGEDSYRGIIDCVQRVLKREGPSAFLKGAACRALVIAPLFGIAQGVYFLGVGEHVLGLLG, translated from the exons ATGGCCGAGAAGAAAGTGAG CCTCCCTGCTAAGCTGATTAATGGGGGCGTGGCTGGACTGGTGGGTGTGACCTGCGTGTTTCCCATTGATCTCGCCAAGACCCGCCTCCAAAACCAGCAGGGTGCACGTGTTTATGGTGGAAT GCTGGACTGTTTGGCAAAGACGATCAAAATGGAGGGCTACTTTGGCATGTACCGCG GTGCAGCTGTAAATCTTACACTGGTCACTCCAGAGAAAGCCATTAAACTGGCTGCCAATGATGTCTTCAGACAGAAGCTCTCCAAAGATGG AAAATTAGCTCTGTGGGGGGAAATCCTTGCGGGCTGTGGAGCTGGAACCTGTCAGGTGGTAGTCACCACCCCCATGGAAATGCTAAAAATACAACTGCAGGATGCTGGAAGGTTGG CTGCTCAGCGGACTGTCACTGCCTCTGCCTCTGCCACTGGTCCGACCCCCTCGCTGGTTGCCTCTCGGGCAGCACAGACGGGCACCAACGCCCGTTCTCAACCCTCAGCGACCCGTATCACCCTGGAGCTACTGAAGACTCGAGGCCTCAGGGGACTTTATAAGGGTGCAGGTGCTACATTGATGAG GGATGTCCCGTTCTCCATGATCTACTTCCCACTGTTCGCCAACCTCAACGCCGTGGGCCGCACTGAGGATCGCCATAGCAACCCCCAGGAGCGGGCCCCCTTCCTGCAGTCTTTCGTGGCTGGCTGCACGGCCGGCTCAGTGGCGGCAGTAGCTGTCACTCCCCTGGACG tTATAAAGACCCGTCTACAGACTTTACAGAAGGGGGAAGGAGAGGACTCCTACAGAGGCATCATCGACTGCGTACA GCGCGTTTTAAAACGAGAAGGACCATCTGCGTTTCTTAAAGGAGCGGCGTGTCGAGCTTTGGTCATTGCTCCGCTCTTTGGCATCGCTCAGGGCGTGTATTTCCTGGGCGTCGGCGAGCACGTGCTGGGGCTGCTGGGATAG